TGTTTTCCTTCATGGAATTGTTAACAGGGCATGTAACTCAATTTTCTTTATATCTCGACTTAAGGAGGCACTATTCCACTTCTCTTCTCTGTTTGACATGATGGAGGCAACTGTACCGCGTGAAAATCAAGAAAGAGTGCTGTTTGAGAAGGTGAATTTCGGGAAGGAAATTATGAACATTGTGGCTTGTGAAGGTACTGCAAGAGTTGAAAGGACAGAACCATATAAGCAGTGGCAGTTGAGAAACCAGAGAGCCGGCTTTAGGCAGCTTCCATTAGACAAGCACATAGTTAAAGAAGTGAGGGCCAAGGTGCAACGGCGATACCATAAGGACTTTTTGGTGGATGAAGATGGTTACTGGATGCTGCAGGGATGGAAAGGCAGACTTATATATGCTCTTTCTTGTTGGAAACGTGGTGATAATTGATCAATCAGAAGTCTAATTACATTTTAACAAACTGAACAATTTGATTTTATCATGTGTGCTGGCACTTATATCGTTCATGCTTGCTTTTGATGAATGGAATACAAGAAgctagaaattaggcaattatCAGTACAACATCCCTAGAGTTCTTATTCATCTTTGATTAAGCCTGAAACATTCATTGATCTGAGGTGACCTTTTTGACTATTGATCCTTGTTTACTCTATTATTTCAATCACGTGTTGTTTTTGAGTATACGCCAATTCTCAAAGGGGCTAGAACTACATGTTGCTTTTACAGAAACAAGAAGTTTAATGCATTCACACCAATTAGTTCATAAAGCTGTAAGCTTGTGAATCTCAACTTTTGTAGTGATGCTATGGAGGTTCATGGAAAATTCTTATGCAGGTCACTTTGCATTATAATACTAAAACAACTACCATTATTGGGTATCAAACCAATGACAATGGACTATCCAAGTTGATTCTTTTCTGCCAATAAGCTCCACTTTCATAATACGAATGAGAAGAGGAAGAAAAGGGGTGGGGGTGAGGGTAATTTCATATAGTGACAATATAAATTACATTTATGAAgctaagaaaataattaaagcaGATCTAGACATTGAAGATGAAAGGTGGTTGGATCAAAAGTCATGTCACAACCAAATACTTAATATTCAAACATGTTTCAGCAGCCATCATCGACTTCACATGCCAAAACTTACTTCTAGAAAGAAGTTTTGATAACTATAGTCACATGAGAAATTTCACATTCACCAAGCAATAAATAATACAGCTAGGGACCGTGAAATCAATGAAACAACTGTTATTCAGGTTAACAggcaaaagaagaaacaagacaaggaaaagagaaagtaaaaaaattaaataactacAACTATATGGTTGTCTTTATTGTGAGATTACACAACTAAACTCTCACTTCAATTGCAATCTCTTTCGAGTAGCGAATGTCTGGTTTAACATCTTCCCATAACTCCGGTAATGCTTCCTTCATGTTATGAATGCTTTCTAGTGCATGATCTATACCTTTTGTTCTATGCGAGGCGCCCACCTATACCAAAATAAACGAAATTCATATGCATATTAGTAAGAATTAAGGAGGACGAAAGTAGTAAGAATTAAGAGGACGAAAGTGAGATTCTTTTTCGTTTTGTTGCTCCCAAAGTTGGTGGTAATTCAACTTACCCATACAGTATGAAGGCCCGTGAGCTTAGCAATCTGAAGATTACGAACCGAGTCATCAAAGAACAGCTGAGGAAAGCAGAAAGATAAAAGTATTAGGTTAGAATTCAGGTTAATCAGTAAAAGATGGAAATACCAAAATCAAGGCTAATTACATACCGTCTTCAGAGGGTTAATATTGGCTATTTTAAAAGCTTGTTCATAGGCTTCTTCGAAGGGTTTGCAAACAATAAGAGTACTAGGGGATTCTGAAAGGAGAAGCATATCTAGTATTAGTTAATATATTTGAAACGTCTCGAGAGTGAAATGGAATTAGATTTGGCAACAGACTCACCACCATTGTTGTTGTCTTGTACACTGCTGTTGTTGTTAGGATTTACAGTCTCAAAGCATATGATATCATCAAAGCAGTCCTCTAATCCCAGCCTGCTCAGAACTTTTGCCACATGGGCTTCATTTGCATTTGAAAATATCTGTTTCAATCACAACAGATTTGCACATTACACCAACATTGTCATACAAAGTGTATGCGGTCACTAAGGTACTTGTTTGTTTGTAGTGCTATGGAAGAAGTATGTGTAACTTACAACTTTCCGAACAGGCAAGCTATGCAAAAGATTCCTCAGAACATGGTCATGCTTTAAAAGTTCATAAGGTAATCTACCATGTACAAAACTGTCAATGAAGATCGTATAAGGTACTTCTCATTTAAAAACAATATAAAGAGACCATGTAAGGAAACATAGAGAAGAAGTGGTACCGATGGTAGTCGTCATAATCAAAGTCGTAACCAATGGCCTGAAAAAATTGAATGACAAGTTTAGCATATGAACAATTGAGACTAACTGTGCATAGTTAATTTACACAAGCGATTATCTTACCCTGAGACCAGCCATGGTTGTTCCATACTCCTTATATAAGCTTATACACATTTCTGGAACTTTAGTCTCATCAATCCCAAGCTTTTCAATCATATAATCTAAAAGATGCAACCATGGGAAGATTATTGATTATTCGATCCAACAAACATTAATCTAGGAAGCAATTCTGTGAGGAAATATCAAAGTAAAGAGAACTGCTAAAGTACCAATGATATTCTTGGTGCATTGTGCTGAAATACCAGAGCTCAGTGGATAAAGTGTATCATCAACATCTGCAAATTGAGGTAGAAGCACTTTTAGGAATAAATACACAAGGCAATCTTCCCTTGTAAGGAGAACACATAATAGGTATAAAGCCTTACCAAAGAGAAGACACTCGTATTTTGGCCCTGAAACTCGCTTGTAGCTGTCTTCATGCTCCATTTTGTACTAAGgatcttaaaaaatataaacatcaaAATTAGTATTTGGCTGACAAATGAGATACACGAACGATAGAAGttctaaagtatagatgataaGGCTATTGAAAGAGAGGATAAAGCTCAATTAAAAACTGGAGCTCATGACATATCACACTGATAATACTTGTATCCCTCCACAacaattgaaagaagaaaatagaaaCATGCCTTAAGCTCCTCTAATAGGAATCCTTTCCCACAGAACGATGGAGAGGAATACAACACGGACTGCAAAAGAAGCCTCTTTGGTAATGGTTCAAAGGTGATTGACTCACTATTATCATAAGCAGATCAACATTAGGGCGACTAAAATGTCCAGATAATAAAGGAGAAGATCAAACATGGCTTTTCCAGCTTCATAAGAGTTACTAATAGAGAAGTTAATTTAAAACTGCTTAATTAGCAGATaagaaatgaaattttattggatgTCCCTCCTGATAAAATTGGAAATACTCAAAAACtcaaacaacaacatacaaatGAAATCTCACAAGTGAGGTCAATGGAGGGTAGAGCGTGCCCAGAGCTAATCCCTACATGCTGGggatagagaggctgtttctaGAGGACCCTTGGCTCGAGTAGAGTACAAACTAATCAAAGTAGGTATGAAAAGGAAAATGGCAGGGCAAGAACTCAGAAACTCAAACAATAGTATTATATCTACCAGCAACCTCAATTAACTTGATTATCATTAGCTGCTGATCAAAATTCAATCttgatctttgagaaataagagAATCATACAAGAGGAAAGAATCAAACAGGGCAACCAGTATATTCCTCTTTAACCGACTATCTCCACAATATTGGTATAGTTTATTCATCATTAACCACTCtttgctaaaaaaaaaaaaaagggggcaGAAACAGTACAGGAAGAAGATCAATCCTTATAAAAACTGAACCTTTACTTCACAAAGATTCAACGGGACAAGATATTCAATCACATTACTTTAACAACAGGGGAATATcaacaaacaaaaaagaagaagaaaaagacaatCTAGgcaaaaaaaacaaacaagaaaacTCCTAAAACTGGAACGAAGTCCGAAAAAATAGGAGTACCATTTGGAGAAGGAGACTAGAAAGACAACATTATTAAATCGTTAAGGAGGACATTCACaagaacaaacaagagaaagaaaCATTATAATCTGAAAAGTACAATCAAGGAAACAACACACAAAACTGgaacaaaatcataaaaaatggGGAAAGCAATTGAAAAAAAGAGATCATTACCAGATCTCTCAATGAGAATGTGGAAGTTGCTTTGAGCAGTTTCCTCGATTGCTATAATAAAAGAAAGGCTGGAAATAAAGACGGAGGACAATCAAAGGATGCAACTTCAGGAGTGTATTTATAGCAGAAACTTTAAAATGAAGGGAACAACGAATTAAAAAAGCTTCCTTCTAGTTGTTTCATAAAGTAGGGGGACAAGATTGGCCGAAAGGGATTGACCAAAGTCTTGGGTCCTACGTCTACAATTCTGACCAATTAGTTTTCAAAAATGCATCTTTTTCTCAAACCACATAAATATCTGATGCCCCAATTTGACGGGAAGTGCAGTGTAGTCGACAATaataagagcccgtttggattgactttaagttggtcaaaatcaattTAAAGTGGCTTTTCagtttttggacgtgtttgcctaatgatgactttaagccagaaagttcttaaagtcagtcaaaaatgaaaagttaggatttctaacttttttttttcaaagtgcttaaagtcattttctttgaccatggaaattacttttatatcccttatatctTAACTAAAttccaaactacctttttttattcttttaaccctaaaattcacattataaGCACTTTTACCCAAACACTCaattgcttatttataaaaataattttcagcacttcaaaattctaaaagcacttcacacataaaagttactttttttaagcacatccaaacgggctctaactCTTGTGTGAAGAGGATAGTGTGTATATAGTAGgcttgaaattatttttttataacaataagtttgaaaatagtaagaaaaaataaaatctaaagaaaataactaagaaaagaaaagtattGACAAAAAAATGGTAAGATCTTCAGAGTAAAAGAAATAACAGTAACATAAAATTGaagaattaataataataatgaaaaagagaACAGAAATTGTTGTGGAGTCAAGTACAGTAAATATTTATcctacttgaattaattatttttaaaaaaatgatcataTAGTATATGAAATTCGTACGGCTCAGCTAGCCTAAATTTGTATGATCATTTAAAGGGAAAGTGTTTCCTCAAATTTCATTCATCCACCGTATTTTTGTGTAAAAGTTGAACTTAATCGAAGAGCTATAATTAGATACTTTCTGGTTCTTTTATATAcatcttatttttctctttagttaattatatgaaaaaattaaataaagtaaTTCCTATGAGTTTGGATATTTAATTCTTTGATTGGTCaaaaaatttgataaatattttttctagtaaAAAGGTTActttaaaaatgaagaaaatatttttctgtaaaattagaaaaaacaaTATTTACAAGTGTCACTCCACGTACTAAACATaagaaaacaattaaaaaaatactcacATATCTTCCTACAAATTGGACATACCACAAATGTGAAACCAGaaagcatattttttttattaggaaATCGAATAATATCGAGTATTCTTGTTAGTACAACACGCTATCAACCCATTCCTAaagtcattaattaattaattaattcagcCACATGCTAAGACCCTCCTTTTAATACCAAAAATCCGCGTTTTCCCACGACTTAATTATTCTTCAGCGATGcactttatattttaatattttgaaaaaggtTGAGGGTCATTTTAAATACTTCACGTTATTGGATTTGACCAGGAAAGAGAAAGTTCTTAAACagtaacataatttaaatatcaACTATTTGAATTTCTATGAACCATGCTACCAACTTTGTTGGATATTTATTGAATACTATTGTTTAATTATGACTCTAGCTCACCTTATGCCTGGCAAATTTTTGACGTTTtgtttattaaaagaaaaaaaagaaatatatttataacaaaCCACGAAACGTCCGCATTTTATTTGggaaaaaaaaacctttttgtaaataaaaaattgaatatttggaTATTTTCCACTAAAAAGGAATCATACAAACTATAAGGCTCATtaattaatttggaaaaataacgcgaattggaaaatattattagtatattatttaatatagttatagttttatataattatgaATCGCGGGTAAAGTTTAATGAAATTTGCTATTATACAAATTTGGGGGCTCATATATAAATTTGGAAGcgaattaatttacggattcatatacaaatctctaaagcgaattcatattttcttttgtatttgtatatttcgaGCTCAAATATTTGCTATTTTTGAAAGTTCCTCAAAAATAATCTGAATGCATTCAATAGTAGTAAAAGAGTACATCGTTTGGTAGTGGGCTTACTGAAGGTAAATGCAGAAAACAGAAACagtaaaatgaagaagaagagaaaactaTTCTTAGAGAACTTTCATCCTTCATTGATTGAATGAGTTAACTTGTACAAGAGAAGAGATGTGCTGCATATATAGCTCTTCCTTCTTAGTTAGTAACTAATTCtttctaactaactaacaaaAGGTTGTTACGAGTTATTATAACTGACTACCACAACTGACCATTCTACCCTCACACTCTAACTAACTCTTAATAACATCTTCATATCACACGctccccttcaagctaggaggTGCAAAAATGTTTAAAACTTCTGGCTTGGATAAAAGATGTTCATGTTGTGATATAGACAGCTCTTTTGTTAGTATGTCAGTCAGTTGTTCTGTAGTAGAAAGATAGTTCACTTTGATTAGCCCTTGTTGTATTCTTTCTCTTATAAAATGACAATCTATTTCTATGTGtttggtcctctcatggaacacTGGATTTGTTGCGATCTGGATAGCAGCCTTGATATCACAATACACTTGAACTGACACTTGTATTTCAACATCAACTTCCACACTAATTCAGATATAGTCGAGGCAAGACTTCTATATTCAGCCTCTACTGAACTCTATGACACAGTGGTCTATTTTTTTGCTTTTCAAGACACTATGAAATCACCAAGCTTTAGTATGTAACCTGTTACAGATTTTCTTATAAGTGGACATGAAGCCTAGTCAGCATCACAAAATGCAGTCACTACATTATTTGCACCACTTGATAGTAACAGTTCTTGTCCAGGTGGTCTCTTTAGGTATCTGACTATTCTTAATGCAGCATTCATATGAGACTTCTTAGGCTGCTGTAAGAACTGACTCAATGTTTGAGTACTAAAGGCTATAACAAGTCTTATCATCTGTAAATATAATAGCTTTTCTATCGGCCTTTGATACATTGTTTGATCTACCAAAGGATCATCTGAGACTTTCTTGGTTCTGTTTACTTGCTCATCATACTTTTTAGAGGTTAAATTGATATTGATATCAATGGAAGTTCCTGTAGGCTTGGCTGCTGACATTCCAACTTCAGCTATAAGTTAGAGAGTGTATTTCCTTTGGTGCATTGGTATACCTTCTGATGACCTAGTGAACTCATTACCTAAGAAGTACTTTAAGTCACCTAAATCTTTCATCTTAAATACCTGTTGTACGgccttttttgtttcttttatcaGCTTCAAACTACTGCCAGTTACCAACATATCATCTATATATACAAGTACAATGATGATCTCTTTCTCTGACTTGTTGATAAATAAAGAATAATCGTATTGACTTTGCCTAAACTTCAATTTGATGAGAGCTTCAGAAGTTTATGATTCTACTATCTTGGTGCTTATTTCAGTCCATATAAGGACTTTGTCAGTTTACATACCTTCTCCACTTGACTAACAAAGCCTTGAGGCAGTTGCATGTAGATTTCATTCTCTAGATCACCTTAAAGAAAGGCATTAAACATATTCATCTGATGTATATGTCATTTTCTAAGGGCTGCAAGTGGCACTATAGATCTTACTGTAACCATCTTAACCACATGGAAAAATGTTTCCTTTAATCTATGTATTCTTGTTGACTATAGCCTTTAGCAACCAACCTGGCCTTAAATCTCTCAATTTCTTCTATTGACTTATACTTAACCTTATAGATCCAATTACAATCAATAGGTTTCTTACCCGGTGGTAGCTCAGTAACCTCACATGTCTTGTTGCTTTCAAATGCTTGAATTTCAGATTGCGTAGCATTTACCCATCTTTTGTTCTACACATCCTCTATATAAGTGGTAGGTTCCATAATGATGGAAGTTGCTGCAATATAGCACTGATAAGCAGAAGATAAGTGTGCATAGCTCATATAGTTTGCCATTGGATATTGAACTTCCTTATTAATATTAAGAGACACAAAGTTTTTCAACCAAGTAGGAGTATGTTTTGTCCTGCTAGACCTACTAATATGAGATGGACTTGACCCTTCTTGAGTAGTGGGAACTAATGCTTCAACAGGTGAAGAGTAGGCTCATAATCATCTTTAATCCAGTTATGCTCCAGTTCAACACCAATAGGCTCAACTTATGTAGGATCCAGTGATATAGTTGGTACTTGAGCAGGAATGCTAGACTCAGAAACTAATTGAGTAAATTCTGAAAATAGTACCTCTAAGCTTAGCAATGTGTCTATAAACACTTATTGTGGCTTAGAACTGTGGAACTGAGAGAAAGGGAACAAGGTCTCTCTAAATATAGCATCTCTACGGACAAAAATAATCTAGTATATAGATCAAACAAAACATAACCCTTCTTCACCTCTGAGTCTCCCATATGGACTGATGACCTAGATCTGGACATCATTTTATTATGCTTAGTAAAATTTGTGGTAGAGTACAAACATCCAATGGTTCTTAAGTGAGCTAGAAAAAGGGTTGGAACCATAAAGTCTTTCATAAGGAGTTTGATAATGAAGTACACTACTAAGTAACCTATTAATGATGTAGGCTGCTGCAAGTACACAATAACcccaaaatttcaaagaaatttTAGCCTGAAACCTTAGTGCTTTTGTCACCTCAAGCAAATATTGTCTATGTTTTTTCTCTGCCACCCCATTCTGCTATGGAGTGTATGTACAAGTTCTTTGAAGAATGATTCCCAACTCCTTGAACATAGTATCACACACTGAATTGGCAAATTTTGTATTATTATCAGACCTAATTACCTTAATAAACTTCTCAAATTGAGTTTtgacatattaaaaaaatactttaagaGAGACACACACCAGACTTATTTTTCAGCAAAAACAACCaagtaattcttgaaaaatcatccaCAACTGTAAAGAAGTATTTGTTACCATCAAAAGTAGGAGTATTATAAGGACCCCACAAATCAACATGTATCAAATCAAAGCATTCATAATTTTTGATACTACTAGAAGAAAATACAAGTCTTATCTGTTTAGCATAGGGACAGACTAAGTACTGAGATGCCTTATACATGCTTTGTTTGTTCATGGAAAATATCTCAGTGAGTATTATAGGAGACACATGGCCTAATCTTTGATGCCACAATTTCATATCTTGTTCTTTAACACCTGACTGTACATAATTAACAGCTACTGCAGATTTCTCTTCATCACAATTAGCCTTGTGAATCAACCTTTACAACAACAAATATATGCCACATTCTTTTTTACCAACTTCCTTCATTTTTTCATTATAAAGCtcctgaaaaaataaaaaaatcaggGAAGAATGAGACTGAGCATCCTAGTTTCTTTGTGATCTTGCTTACTGATATCAAGTTATACTTGAAATCTGGTACATTTGTAATGACACTTTCAGCTAACAAGTTACAAGAACCAATATGAGTGACTTGAGTAGTATCACAATTTggtaagaatatttttttggaaatgtcaaattttgttACAGAATTTTTAGCCAGCATATCCAGTCTAGATACCATATGGTTTTTTGCTCAAGTATCTATAATTCAAACctcattattttcaaatataaataaagCTTTACCAACTGTATTTGCAGAGGATTCTGTCTTTTGATTAAATATCTTAACAATATGATCATATTGCTCCTTTGAGAATGTATATTCCTGAAGCAGTTGTTTCACCTCCCTTTCAGCTTGACTCCCCTGCTTGTTTCTGAATACCTCAGCTGTCTCAACTACATTTCCAGCACTATAAGTATGATGAGCATGTTTACCTTTACCTTCAGGTACAGAAACATTAGTGTTCATGCCATAAGAAAAGTTAGCTTGCCCAGACTGAATTTGACTATGATAGTTGGTGACATTTGCATTGTAGGCTGAGTTTtcattagaattttttttagatttaaaATCTGAAGGATATCCTACTATGTTGTAACATAATTTTCTACTGTGTTCTTTGCATTTACAAAAGTCACACACCAATATCGAGTTTCTTTTAAGCCTTTGAGATACTCCTGAACTGCTACCAACTCCTGAGCTATTATTAATCTTTGAGTACATAGCAAAAGGATCCATACTTCCTGAGTTCAACCCAATACTATTACTCATAGTATTCATTTCTAAACTGTTAGAGCTAGTGATAATAGCCCTCTGACTTTCATCTCCTACTATCAAGGCATATGAATGATTGATGGTTGGCAAATGATCCATCATTAGAATTTGACTCCTAGGTTATTGATATGACTCATTTAAGCCCATTAAGAATTGATAGAGCTTAAGTCTATTCATGTGAGCTACAAAGTCTTTGGACTTTTCACAGTTACAACAAGGAgatggaaccaaaacttcaaaCTCATTCTACAAGATTTTAAGCCTGGTGTAATAAACAGAAACTGAAGTTGTATCCTGCTGTAGATATGCAATATTTTTGTGTAGACTATAGGTTCGAGATCTATCTATCCTATCAAATCTCTCTTTCAAATCATTTCAAACATCCAGTGCACTAGATGCAAATGCGATACCACTCAATAAACTCTTAGAAACTGAATTTATCAACCAAGTTAGATCAATTTCATTCACTTTTTTCCACTGTTTCCATAGTT
This Solanum dulcamara chromosome 8, daSolDulc1.2, whole genome shotgun sequence DNA region includes the following protein-coding sequences:
- the LOC129901068 gene encoding uncharacterized protein C24B11.05-like, with amino-acid sequence MEHEDSYKRVSGPKYECLLFDVDDTLYPLSSGISAQCTKNIIDYMIEKLGIDETKVPEMCISLYKEYGTTMAGLRAIGYDFDYDDYHRFVHGRLPYELLKHDHVLRNLLHSLPVRKVIFSNANEAHVAKVLSRLGLEDCFDDIICFETVNPNNNSSVQDNNNGESPSTLIVCKPFEEAYEQAFKIANINPLKTLFFDDSVRNLQIAKLTGLHTVWVGASHRTKGIDHALESIHNMKEALPELWEDVKPDIRYSKEIAIEVRV